ATTAGCTCAAACCCTGAGTATGGATGTTGTAGCAGAAGGAATTGAGGTTTCAGAACAGGTTTCACCCCTACTGGCATTGCAATGCGAATATGGGCAGGGATATTTCTTCTCTAAACCGGTGGATAGTGAGGCGGCTAGAGGGCTTTTGATGGCAGAATGGGAGCAACGAAATCAGGAAGTGGGTAATGGGTAATGGGTAATGGTATAGCCCCATAACCTCTTATTTTTTCTTCATCACTAAAGGTAATACAGAAAGAAGAGTCAGAAAACCGAGCGCGATGAAAAAAGGGAGGCGATCGCCTCCCCGCAAAGCTTCTTTCCCAGCTACTCCTAACCACGCATAAGCCAGCGTTCCAGGTACAATTCCCAAGAACGTACCAACAGCATAATCAACCCAACCGATCGGGGTCAGACCAAATAGAAAATTGACTACATTAAATGGAGAAATGGGAGCAAAGCGCACCGATAACACAAAAGCCAAGGGTTTATCCATCACGGCTTGATTGAACCGTACCAATGCTTTGTGATGTCCAAAGCGGCGAACCGCCCAATTCCGCAGCAAGTAACGCGCCACCCCAAATGCTCCAATCGCTCCCAGGGTGGCACCTACCACCGACCAGAAAGTGCCCCAAACCAAGCCAAAAACTACACTCCCGGCAATCGTTATGACCGTCCCCGGAACTCCCAAAACCGTCGCCACCATGTAAACTAGGACAAAAAAACAGACAGCCCAATTGCCCCATTGTTTTAACTGCTGCACGAGGAATTGCTCATTCAACAACTGTTTGCATGGAGTCAAGCAGCATAATAGGCACACAGCTAACAAGGCGATCGCTAGCCA
The Microcoleus sp. AS-A8 genome window above contains:
- a CDS encoding TVP38/TMEM64 family protein, which codes for MTLSRRLKTPRLWLAIALLAVCLLCCLTPCKQLLNEQFLVQQLKQWGNWAVCFFVLVYMVATVLGVPGTVITIAGSVVFGLVWGTFWSVVGATLGAIGAFGVARYLLRNWAVRRFGHHKALVRFNQAVMDKPLAFVLSVRFAPISPFNVVNFLFGLTPIGWVDYAVGTFLGIVPGTLAYAWLGVAGKEALRGGDRLPFFIALGFLTLLSVLPLVMKKK